A window of Rhipicephalus microplus isolate Deutch F79 chromosome 8, USDA_Rmic, whole genome shotgun sequence genomic DNA:
CGACGCCGAGGCTGTCTTCCGCAGCCCCCATACCTTGCAGAAAGACTCTTCATTCCGCCAGTGTCAGGTCAGCGTGCAGACAGCCCCAGGCGCGTGTCAGCTGCGGCTCGACTTCACCAAGTTCCAACTCTCGCCACCCGTGACTTGCGGACCCCAGGCGGGCATGTGCGTGGACGACGCTTTCAGCGTGTCCGCCGGCCTCGAGGCCTCCACCTACCCCATCCTATGTGGCTTCAACAGCGGACAACACAGTAAGGCTTACTAACCCTTCACGCTTCGCAAAGCTCCTTTGCAAAGCCTATCAGCTGATGTACCAGGCTTCTAATCCTAAGGGGACGCATATCATGCAGCGTCCCCTTAGGATTTGTTACTACAAGCGAAAATAGACAAGGACTGCCGTCTCTTCATCAGTCCTTGTGTTAGTAGCGTATTCATTTTTGGCTATTGCTGTACGGAATACGACGGAATCTTAAGACTCTTTCCTCTCTAAACAGTGTACGTCGACGTTAGCCAGAGCAAGCAGGCTATTCTTACGGTTCGCCTGAGTGCCCGCGCTGAAAGGGATCGCAAGTGGGAAATTCACATCACCCAGGTTTCCTGCTGGAGCCCCAATATGGGTGAGTTGTCGAGACGTCTTAAATGTTTGCATTAAGTGTAACGTGTAACATTCGTAATTTTAATACCGAACTACTCGCATTCCAGCTCCTACGGGCTGCTTGCAGTACCACACCAAGGCCTCTGACTTCATCACAAGCTTCAACTTTGTCCGCAACCCCACTGGCTTCCACTATTTCGCCAACATGCACTACTCCATTTGTATCCGACGTCAGCTTGGCTTCTGTTCCATCCTGGTGAGTTGTACTTTCCGAATCAAGTGCGATTGCTGCCAGTTTTGTAGCACTCAATGTTGAATGGTAGTAAGATGTGGTAAAACCTTGCAGTACGAAGAGAATGGCCCTAACGGCTTCCGTCTGAGCCCCCTGGTTAACCAGCGTTGCAGTGATGCTTACGTGCTCATTCCCACCGGATCGACTGGCTCCGTCCGTGATGGCAACCTTGGTGACCGCATCTGCGGCACCACTTTCACACCTGTCGCTGGTGAGTTTATATTACTTGCCCCAAGTCTAGTGTATGCCCACCATTCCACTCTAATTGCGTGTTTCTTTTCCGCAGCCAACGTCACACCCTTCCGCTTGTCATTCATTACTGGACCTCGCGTCGGTTATTCCGACTGCCCTTGCCCCGGCGTGCGTCCCAACACTCCCGTGCGACCAAACCCTTCTACTGTGATCGTCAACCCTCCCCAAGTGCAACCAAACCCTCCACAGGTGCAACCGATTCCTGCCGTGGTTGTCAACCCTCCAGTGGTGCAGCCGAATCCTGCCGTGGTTGTCAACCCTCCAGTGGTGCAGCCGAATCCTGCCGTGGTTGTCAACCCTCCAGTGGTGCAGCCGAATCCTGCCGTGGTTGTCAACCCTCCAGTGGTGCAGCCGAATCCTACCGTGGTTGTCAACCCTCCAGTGGTGCAACCGAATCCTGCCGTGGTCGTCAATCCTTCTCCCCAAGTCCTGCCCACCCAACCACAACTTCCCATCGGATCGCAGCTGCCCGCTGGCCTGGGTTCCACTGCTGCCAACGTGACGCAGTTCGCTGGAAGGGAATTCACCGAAAGGCAGTTCGCCGATGCGCTAGTCTGCCGTGCCGGTGGCTTCAGTCTCAAATACACTCAGCTACCTTACGGTTGCTGAGCATCTCCCCTTGGTACAGTCACCCTTCCCCTCGATTAATTGCTACCCCTCTTTTAAATTCTTTTCGTAACGAACCTTACCTCACGGCTGCTGTGCTGTAGCCTCCGACATTACTCCCGCCCCTCTCAGACCTAGTCAAGTTCTGTAAATAATGTACATATTTCATCTGTACCTAATACACTTTGTCAAATAAAGGGCCATAAAAGGAAATTCTGgatattctttttttctcccgcgGGCGATCTACGGAAAATCAGCAGATTACGTATTTTGCCATGTGCAGAATTATTCGTCAGTcattactacttttttttttcagtagcacGTTTAGTGTTGACAAAAGTAATGGCAAGTACATGGACTCAATACGATTCGTTGAGGATAGCCCAGTTTTCATCCATAATACATGTCTTCAGATAGAAGACATGCTAgaatgcctatatatatatatatatatatatatatatatatatatatatatatatatatatatatatatatatatatatatatatatagcccccaTACCCATAGAGTTGGAACTTGGcccgttttatatatatatatatatatataaaacgggCCGTAAAAAGTAATACTGCCACAAACGAATTCTCAAACCTCCTCACGATTCTGTATCCGGAAAAATCTGTATTTGTCATGGTTTTATTCGTAAATTGGAGCAAAATAAACGAGAGAAAACATACTATCCTTGTacaggatggatggattgatgctATGGTGACCTGTGCCACCAGGCTGTCAACATTCCTCTTTCCCTTTGATGCCGATGTTTTTTTCCTGTACCTGCATATATCTATACCATACTCTGAGGTACTTGTACTCGCTTACCATCTGTGTTTTTTGGCCCTGTATTGGAACCACCTCGTCTTTGTGATCAATGAATACCACCAATCCTCATTTTGTACAAAATTCTAGTCCTAGAGCCTCGCCTACCCTTCCGCATATATTTGCCAGCCGCTCTATATTGTCCTGATTAAAGGACATTTTTGTCCTTTGATCAGGACATTTTTGTGGGACATAAGGCCCCAGTGATGTCCAGATAAGCTACATATAAGGGCCTGTTCTGTATTTTAGATATTTATATACACTGAgtaagaacaaacaggttatcccTTCTGAAGTTCTCCCATAACATCATAGTGTTCTGTCCGTGTTTCTACTTTTAATTTTATTGCCTGCATCGCCAACTTGTAAGGTAAtggatgtaatggttagtggtccaAGTGCTTGGTATTTCCTTCTCCTGTGAGCACTTTTCAACATTTCACTAGTGCTTCTTTGTGCTATGTCCTGGTTCATTAATGAGGTGAACGGGTACCGCATCTCAGCCCGGagtttccttcggccttttttcGATTGAGATTCTCAATCTACCTCTTCCTCGGTTGTACTCTTTTCCATACTTTTACTCCCCGGGGAAGTCTTCTGGGTGACCTTTTTAAACGAATCTGCTGTTACCTTTCGGATGTGCCTGGTGCCTCGTACCCTTCCGATTTATTTCCTCCATCTACAATATGCTGCTGCATTGTGACAGATTTCCTAACTAGCGTTTTTAGGTCGCTCCAAAATATTCTAGGCATGACCTTCTTTTGGCGAATCtatgtcatccagcgttcactttcacctccAACAATTTCTGCAGGatagttttttttctctaaatagaTTTCCCATATTTGGTTGACTTCATCATGTGGCCGCTTCTCCCTGTTTCCCtgtctatgctcccgtgatggcTCACGCCGCTTCTCGATCGCTTCCCGGATTTCTCTCTTCCACCAACTTTATagttttctctttcctttccagcaaatagctttcttctcttttttcaatCTCTCTCGTCATTCCACGTATCAGCTCACTATACGTTTAGTCCTTGCCCGGTAGTTTTCCTACTTTGTCTTGGACTTTTGcgtctatatttattatttgtgtgTCATTTAAAAACGACCTTCAAAGTTTTGACTCTGTAATCTTGTTTTCAGTTTTATACCCCATTTGTAATATTatgcgtttatgatcactacccaaactGTTCATTTTTTCCTCGTCTATTCTCATCTCTCTAAGTTTGCCATAGACTCCCTTTGTCATAAGGCAATAATCAATTGCCTGTGTCCGACTTCCCACGTGATCTGCCCCTCACACGTATGCCCCACATTAACTATCTCAAGACTGTGTTACTCGCAGAAATTCAGCAATAACCtgccattggtgtctgaatatcctgTATGTGACCATTCATGTCTTCTAGAAGgaaataagggttgcagcgcaagcac
This region includes:
- the LOC119163968 gene encoding uncharacterized protein LOC119163968, whose amino-acid sequence is MSLRVLIVFLAVAATVVAEDLHRDNGTVVAEDHHRSDEKTNHGAMGHVSSMAHSLGQNFNMGGFLVQTPEKEIIKPSVCVTPSNEEGVCIPAKQCMKDGGVSLGRCNDGQNICCHRKEQEKSVSCGDVITDAEAVFRSPHTLQKDSSFRQCQVSVQTAPGACQLRLDFTKFQLSPPVTCGPQAGMCVDDAFSVSAGLEASTYPILCGFNSGQHMYVDVSQSKQAILTVRLSARAERDRKWEIHITQVSCWSPNMAPTGCLQYHTKASDFITSFNFVRNPTGFHYFANMHYSICIRRQLGFCSILYEENGPNGFRLSPLVNQRCSDAYVLIPTGSTGSVRDGNLGDRICGTTFTPVAANVTPFRLSFITGPRVGYSDCPCPGVRPNTPVRPNPSTVIVNPPQVQPNPPQVQPIPAVVVNPPVVQPNPAVVVNPPVVQPNPAVVVNPPVVQPNPAVVVNPPVVQPNPTVVVNPPVVQPNPAVVVNPSPQVLPTQPQLPIGSQLPAGLGSTAANVTQFAGREFTERQFADALVCRAGGFSLKYTQLPYGC